The proteins below come from a single Piscinibacter gummiphilus genomic window:
- the nhaR gene encoding transcriptional activator NhaR, whose amino-acid sequence MNYKHLHYFWTVVRSGGVLRASEELHLSPQTLSGQINLLEERLGRPLLKKVGRNVEPTEAGRMVMQYADEIFTLGQEMEDALRGGKEAPRAPMLKVGFVDSVPKLIAYHVLEPALRLVPTPRLQCPEGKLPALMAELAMRRVDLVISDVPLPGNLGIKAFTHLLGGSGIAFFASEKMLQKHGTNVRQVRAKFPQSLQQLPMLLPAADSALRPRLDAWLRQHAIAPTIAAEFQDTALMKAFAREGLGVFAAPAVLAKEISRQFEVERIGAPDDLVEEFYAISIERRISHPGVAAIKEAARSEFFAAA is encoded by the coding sequence ATGAACTACAAGCACCTGCACTACTTCTGGACCGTCGTCCGCTCTGGTGGTGTGCTCAGAGCGAGCGAGGAGCTTCACCTCTCGCCACAGACGCTCAGCGGCCAGATCAACCTGCTGGAAGAACGCCTGGGCCGGCCATTGCTGAAGAAGGTCGGGCGCAACGTGGAGCCCACCGAGGCGGGCCGCATGGTCATGCAATACGCCGACGAGATCTTCACCCTCGGGCAGGAGATGGAAGATGCACTGCGCGGCGGCAAGGAGGCGCCGCGTGCGCCGATGCTGAAGGTCGGGTTCGTCGATTCAGTCCCCAAGCTGATCGCGTACCACGTGCTCGAGCCAGCGCTGCGTCTGGTGCCGACTCCTCGACTGCAATGCCCGGAAGGAAAGTTGCCGGCATTGATGGCCGAGCTGGCCATGCGACGGGTCGACCTGGTGATCTCCGATGTGCCCCTGCCCGGAAACCTGGGCATCAAGGCGTTCACACATCTGCTGGGCGGCAGTGGCATCGCCTTCTTCGCGTCCGAGAAGATGCTTCAGAAGCACGGCACCAACGTGCGGCAGGTCCGGGCGAAGTTCCCTCAGTCGCTCCAGCAGCTTCCAATGCTTCTTCCAGCCGCGGACTCCGCACTCCGCCCGCGACTGGATGCTTGGTTGCGCCAGCACGCCATTGCCCCCACCATCGCAGCCGAGTTCCAGGACACGGCCTTGATGAAGGCGTTCGCCCGCGAAGGCCTGGGCGTGTTCGCGGCGCCCGCCGTGCTTGCCAAGGAAATCTCCCGCCAGTTCGAGGTCGAGAGGATCGGGGCACCCGACGATCTGGTGGAAGAGTTCTACGCGATCTCGATCGAGCGGCGCATTTCCCATCCCGGCGTTGCAGCCATCAAAGAAGCGGCTCGCAGCGAGTTCTTCGCTGCGGCCTGA
- a CDS encoding zf-TFIIB domain-containing protein — protein sequence MYCPTCSTTRLVQTQRQKVEVDYCPHCRGIWLDRGELEKLLDKASGAQHAVFEPPADGKGGGFDRHLGRRQRRKSWLSEILD from the coding sequence ATGTACTGCCCCACATGCTCGACCACACGTCTCGTGCAGACCCAACGCCAGAAGGTGGAGGTCGACTACTGCCCGCACTGCCGCGGAATCTGGCTCGACCGCGGCGAACTCGAGAAGCTGCTCGACAAGGCCTCCGGTGCGCAGCACGCCGTGTTCGAGCCACCTGCCGACGGCAAGGGCGGCGGGTTCGACCGACATCTTGGCCGGCGCCAGCGCCGCAAAAGCTGGCTTTCCGAAATCCTCGACTGA